The following proteins come from a genomic window of Nicotiana tomentosiformis chromosome 12, ASM39032v3, whole genome shotgun sequence:
- the LOC104116052 gene encoding dof zinc finger protein DOF1.8-like: protein MDTAQWPQEIVVKPMEEIIPKSTNTITTICSSKPSTHVERKIRPHQKDQALNCPRCNSTNTKFCYYNNYSLSQPRYFCKTCKRYWTEGGSLRSIPVGGGSRKSKKSSSTNSSSSNTVLRELSKTVAESVLDPPNNEGSQDLNLGFSFDFKTISELIQVPNNSFMPMPISDPNSVYSSLNFSLDHGLGISGDYENNLQDVQESTTSGRLLFPFEDLKQVSNTSIDGAEENRDQPTGESTGYWNAFLGENGGSW from the exons ATGGATACTGCTCAATGGCCACAG gAGATAGTGGTGAAACCTATGGAAGAGATAATACCAAAAAGTACAAATACAATTACTACAATATGCTCATCAAAACCTAGTACACATGTTGAAAGGAAAATTAGGCCTCATCAAAAGGACCAAGCATTGAACTGTCCAAGGTGTAATTCAACAAATACAAAGTTTTGTTACTACAACAACTATAGTCTTTCTCAACCAAGATATTTTTGCAAGACTTGTAAAAGATATTGGACTGAAGGTGGATCTCTTAGAAGCATTCCTGTTGGTGGGGGTTcaagaaaatccaaaaaatcaTCATCTACTAATTCTTCTTCGTCAAATACTGTGTTGCGCGAACTTTCCAAAACTGTTGCTGAGTCAGTGTTGGATCCTCCTAATAATGAAGGGAGCCAAGATCTCAACTTGGGATTTTCATTTGATTTCAAGACTATCTCTGAGCTAATCCAAGTACCTAATAACTCCTTTATGCCAATGCCAATTTCTGATCCAAATTCAGTTTACTCATCACTAAATTTCTCTTTGGATCATGGTCTTGGAATTAGTGGTGACTATGAAAATAATCTTCAAGATGTGCAAGAGAGTACAACAAGTGGAAGACTTTTGTTTCCTTTTGAAGATCTAAAGCAAGTTTCAAACACAAGTATTGATGGTGCTGAGGAAAATAGAGATCAGCCTACTGGAGAATCAACTGGATATTGGAATGCATTTTTGGGAGAAAATGGAGGATCTTGGTAA